The genomic DNA TTGGTCGAGTGACGACATATGACATATCCATCCTAGACCATACGTACGTTTTAGAACTTTTGTTAACAAACAGTTTCTTCTACTAGCCGTGTCCATTTCAAACCACACAAGACACACAACTATAGCTTTGTCCTCTTGtcgttttcttcttgtcttcttttttgTCTATTTACTTGCTTTCACTGTTtactttatgaaaatatattatatcaattcTCAGATTGAAtaatttgagaagtttctagggTGAATTAGCATTTTCAAGATTTTGCTGGATACCCatttttagtatttaataaATCACATAATGATTACGAATTTATgtagttttggaaaaaataaaatcttgacTACAAATATAGAATATATGTACAAGAAAATGAATGTGATCATTATCAATGTAAGAATCCGGTGTGGACGATTTTTGATAAACGTGAAAACGTATTGATAGTTACTTATTTGtagatataatataatatttaaaggggaattattggttttatgattttaaatgatttgaaaatccaaataaaattcatgtgttatttaatcattgattttaaaatacttattaaaattatgtgttattggttatatgatttacaaattcTTATTAAAATACCATATAATtcttttaatgatttgtttttgaatttcaaaatccatattatattttgaatggatttgaaagtgtaaaatagaaagattcaaatccaaggataaaacatgttatttcaaaatatgtgttaatttttagaatttacaaatCCATATAGTTTTAGAAATCATCTCTCCGACAACACCCCCTAGAATCACGATTATGTAGAATTCCCGACGCACTCCGCATGGCCTTCGTCCTTTCGATACTAGATGGAGGGCTTCTTATTGGACTGAGACACCCTGTTTGTGCAAAACCCAATTACCAACAATCATCTAAAAGCAGAGAATACGATGTGTGCTAGCCTGCTAGGTCTCTGCGACTTCACTTTCTCGACCGGTTAGTTCGGTTATCGATTGATTGAAAGATAGAAGGATGCCGAAGTAAAATCTGGTTCGAAATTAACcggtttatttttatttattttatataagctTCTTTCAATTAAGtgatttttggttaattatattTCTGGTTGATTTCGAGcgcggtttggtttggtttggatatTGGTGAAGACCGATCTAAATTTGGTGAAAACCGGTATAATTTGGTACTACCTAAAGAAACTGAACGTTGGACCAGAGTCAAACCAAAATTCTGGAATAACCGaagcaaaattaaattctacCGATTGGTTCAGTCAAGACACCGAACCCGAACCGTAAACCAAAAATGTCGGTTCGGTTACTCAATTCGGTAATTTATCCCTCCATAAGCAGCtactttaatttgtaaaaagtaTATTCAATCCTTGTTGTCTGGAAACCTTTCATGTTAACTGTTAAGCATTGCCTTCGAATTTGGTAACTATGATGAACACAAGTTGCAATCAGCGTAGAAATTGTTGTTTCCAATCGACGACGTATAAAGGAAAAGCACGTAATGCTTGAAAGCaccattaaaacttttaaacttcatgaaataagaaacaacCTTAAAATTCTTATAAACGATTTACATGAAGAGAATGGTTTATTGTTACATGAActtgaagaaaagaacaaagCGTATAcaaagagacttttttttttattattgggtTGAAGACAAAATGTGTATATAGTTTACAACAGGGCCGTTCCGTTTCAGCATAAACAATCGAAAAAACACAGTTTTGTGTCTGGACCTTTACACGGAAATAGTGGCACGGAGTGGCTTAAGGGCTTTCGTGATCTTCTCAACAGCGGCTCGTAGAACGTCGAGAGATGTGGCATAGGATATTCGAATGCAACTATCATCTCCAAAAGCATCACCAGGAACCATTGCAACCTTTGAAAACAAACAGAGAGCCAAATACACGAGcatgttaaaacaaaacaaattaaatcacaATCTTTCTTAAGGCCAAGTTCAAGAGCTGTTTTGTGCTTCTTGTGACAGACTTTACCTGAAACTTATCAAGAAAGTATAATGCAAGAGACGACGAGTCACTGATCAAACCAAAACCTTCAGCTTTTGATCCATAGTAAGCACTGAAGTCAATAAAGAGATAAAAAGCCCCCTGCAAGTAAACAATGCCAACAGTCacgaagaaaaagaataaaatgagCTAGTAATATAGCTTCGAATATAGAAGGAGAAGTACCTGAGGTTCAGAGATCTTAACACCTTCGATAGCACCTAAGCTTTTAACCAAGAAATCTCGTCTTTCTCTATACGCTTTAACCATCTCTGCAACTGTTTCTCCTCCAGCTTTGCCTAACCCAAGTGCGGCAACACCTGCTTTCTGAGAAATGCTACTAGCTCCTGAAGTAAcctttttaaacaaaaaccaGAACCGATGCCATCTCATATTTGCTGCTTTTTTCCGATAAAATTTAGAGAGAAATATGTTTATACATAGAGATACCTGGCCTTGTAATTTACTGCAAGCTGCTACTATATGTTTAGGACCAGCAAGATATCCAAGCCTCCAACCCGTCATTGCGAAAGCCTTTTACATATCATATGATCAGCAAAGAATTTGATTAAATAACATCAGAAGCAACTCAATGACAAAACTGTTACCTTTGAGAAACCGTTTATTGTCATAGTTCTTTCATACATGTCTGGTAAAGAAGCAAAGCTTGTGTGCGTTGCTGGCGCATAAATAATGTGTTCATAGATCTCATCCGAAATCACCTACAAAAGAAACAGACTTATTTCAGCTTAagataaacaaattgaaacagATCGAGTAACTTTTTACACTTATATACCATAAGCCTTGGATGCTTAGCAATGATCCGTGCAATCTCTTCAAGCAAACTCTTGGGGTAAACAGATCCAGTAGGGTTGGAAGGAGAACAGAGAATAAGAAGTCTAGATTTTTCGGTTAATTTAGACTCAAGATCCTTTGGATCCAATAAGAAATTATCAGAAATCTTGGTAGGAATAATCACAGGTGTTGCATCAGCCAATCTCGCCTGTTCTGTGTAACTCACCCAGTACGGTGCAGGAATTATAACCTACAACATACAGTTCACTGttataaacaaaatcatatccaaaagaaaaaaaaaaaagtttaaaagaagaGTTGCTTTAATTTACTTCATCACCAGGAGAACAAACTGCAAGCACTGCTTGTAAGATACTTTGTTTAGCTCCATTGCTAACCAATATCTGATCCGGCGCATAAGACAATCCATTCTCCtctggaaagaaacaaatacaaacaTCTTGAGTCCATTCAAGCATAAAGGAACTACAAAGCAAAAGTGTTCTCCTTTTACCTTTTAACTTGCGACATATCGCTTCTCTGAGTTCTGTAATACCTGCATTTAACGAATACCTAGTGAAACCTTCTCGAATCGCGTTGATCCCAGCCTATATGAAACAACTGATTTCAGAacaaaccagagagagagagagagagagagagagagagagatagacataaaataaaacattccAAACAACTTGGAGAAATGTATTAACCTCAGCTACGACTTTGGGAGTATCGAAATCAGGTTCTCCTGCAGCTAGTCTGATAATGGGAACACCAGATTGAGCAAGAGTGGCTGCAAGATCGGTGATAGCCATAGTCTTGGAAGGTTTTAAGGATTGAACTCGCGGGCTAAGTGACATAtctactgatgatgatgacagaGTCTCTGCATCATTTGGTTTGGTCACAGCACAGATTCTAGATGACGTATTCCCTGACTTAGAGTACCTAATCATCACAGACACACGAGACCTAAATCAACTACATTGAATCTAATCCGAATTCAAAGTTCCAAACTTTGAGCAGTGATTCAGATATCTAAAAGAGAGTAGCTATGCATCTGTTATCAGAGACGAACGAAACTCACGACGAGAAGGAGAGACGAAGGGGTTGGAACCGAACTGACCCGATTGGCTTCTTTGAATCTGGGTGTGATTCACCTCTAGCAGCGACGGCGGAAGCGGCGGAAATGACGGCGGCTGAGCTTTGAGAAGCCATTGGAGAAGTNNNNNNNNNNNNNNNNNNNNNNNNNNNNNNNNNNNNNNNNNNNNNNNNNNNNNNNNNNNNNNNNNNNNNNNNNNNNNNNNNNNNNNNNNNNNNNNNNNNNNNNNNNNNNNNNNNNNNNNNNNNNNNNNNNNNNNNNNNNNNNNNNNNNNNNNNNNNNNNNNNNNNNNNNNNNNNNNNNNNNNNNNNNNNNNNNNNNNNNNNNNNNNNNNNNNNNNNNNNNNNNNNNNNNNNNNNNNNNNNNNNNNNNNNNNNNNNNNNNNNNNNNNNNNNNNNNNNNNNNNNNNNNNNNNNNNNNNNNNNNNNNNNNNNNNNNNNNNNNNNNNNNNNNNNNNNNNNNNNNNNNNNNNNNNNNNNNNNNNNNNNNNNNNNNNNNNNNNNNNNNNNNNNNNNNNNNNNNNNNNNNNNNNNNNNNNNNNNNNNNNNNNNNNNNNNNNNNNNNNNNNNNNNNNNNNNNNNNNNNNNNNNNNNNNNNNNNNNNNNNNNNNNNNNNNNNNNNNNNNNNNNNNNNNNNNNNNNNNNNNNNNNNNNNNNNNNNNNNNNNNNNNNNNNNNNNNNNNNNNNNNNNNNNNNNNNNNNNNNNNNNNNNNNNNNNNNNNNNNNNNNNNNNNNaaaattttaaaaaagttataattttgtAGAATTAAGTAAATTAGCCACCAAACCCTTTATGAATCCAAATATACTCCCGGTGACAtcatcaatatatttttgtttgtttttttaatacacTATTAGATAATTTCAATATTTaccaatttataaaattattttattataacaaacgtattgaaaatatataattcttaaGTAAAGTAGTCAattgaaaccaaaaataatactaacattgtaataattaatttttgtgtttgtgatattttgaaaaaaaaaatatttctcgagaaaattaaaagaataaacGTTAGAAACAAATCCCCATGACGTATATCGGTTTGTTCAACTAATAAAACCGGTgggaatataaatatatatcagcATTTCCGGTTTAGTTCGATTTTATATCTTTTCCGGTTACCGTTTTCGTTTTAGAATcagaaaaaattaaagagtAATGGAGGAGGATTACGTCTCAACCGCCGCTAACAAGGTTCGTTTTCCGGCGATTGACTCATCGgttttgattatgtttttgttctgaTTTTATCCATTTTTGTTCAGCCGTCCGATGGAACCGGCAAGTTTCTTGGTGGCGGTCAAATCACGGCCAACGAGGAAGCTGAATCGCTTAATGAGACGAAGTAACAAATTTCTATGTTTAATCTAAGATTTATTGGATTGGGAAAGAAGCAATTTTTTTACTCGTTAAAAAGTCCGATTTTATCTGATtaagtgtgattttttttttactgattagaAATGGTTTCAAGTCTCTATCTTTCAGTTTCAATGTTTCTTACAGGAAGAACTCTTCAGGGCACAAGCTTAAAGAAGAAGTGACTTGTAAAGATAATTCAAATTACAAGACAGGACTCCACCATTACCATCAAGATCAGGTTCATCTTCTTAACCATTACTCCCAATTGAAAACCCTTTAAATTTATACACTTCGAGATTATCTCAATATATATGAGCTTTAACACATGGTGTTGTGTGTGGTTTGATGTGTAGCGGAGGATGAGTTTGACATCCATTGTGGCGGTGGAGTCTCCTACTTCATCTAGTGACGCTCCCATTAGGAGAACCATTGATCTTGGCCATGGAAGCGACCTCATATACATTCAGAGGTTTCTTCCCTTTCAACAATCTTGGACTTTCTGTGATTATCTCGACAACCATATCCCTTGGACCAGGCCCACCATTCGTGTCTTTGGCCGGTCTTGCCTTCAGGTTTTTCCCACTTCACATGATCCTGCTCAATCGTATCTGTGTATAGTTTATGTTTGTGGCCTTCTAATCCATATGCATTTGCCACCTGTAGCCGAGAGATACTTGTTATGTTGCAAGTAGCGGATTGACTGCGCTGGTGTACAGTGGATATCAACCTAATGCTTATTCGTGGGATGAGTTCCCACCTCTCAAGGAGATTCTGGATGCTGTAAGATTGAAAGCCCCTGTGTTTATGTCCTCTGTGTGTTCTAGTGGTTGTTTGAAACTAAAacgtttctcttttgttatgtCAGATTTACAAAGCGCTTCCTGGTAGCAGATTCAACAGCTTGCTGTTAAATAGGTACAAAGGTGCCAGTGACTATGTTTCTTGGCATGCAGATGATGAAAAGATTTATGGTCCAACTCCTGAAATTGCTTCAGTCTCGTTTGGATGCGAACGTGATTTTGtcttgaagaaaaagaaacacgaAGAATCTTCAGGAGGTAAATAATGGGACGGACCTTTTGAGTCAGGACATCAAACAGAGTGTTTTCCTGCAAAACCAGGATcagacatttgtttttgtttgtttgatgtgtGAATCTGCAGAGAATACAACAGGGGACGGTGGACCGGCATTGAAGAGGTTGAAGAAAAGCAGCAGGGAGAATCATCAACAAAGTTTGACATTGAAGCATGGATCGTTGCTAGTGATGAGGGGATACACTCAAAGGGACTGGATTCATTCTGTGCCAAAGCGTGCAAAGGCAGAGGGCACTCGTATCAACCTCACCTTCAGGCTTGTTTTGTAATCCGAGGCCATCATAGACAAGAATGTGGGCTTGATTTTGTTGATCTCCATTGACATTGACTAGGCTTCTCTTATTAATTACATTATGTATAAAAACACTAATCGCCTAATTGGTGTAGACATTATTTCAAGAAGCTTTACTAAACCGAAATGTTTTGGATTAAACCATTGGTTCGGGTTGGACAAAACCTAGTTGGTCTTCTTTGACTCCCATGATCTCTCCCCGGCCCTATTTAAAAAGGTTTCACTTCCAATCTTTTTAATTGGACGACTTTGATTAAGGTTAGGTTAAGTTAAGTCGAAAGAAGACCAACTAGTGATTGTTTGAAACTAAAacgtttctcttttgttatgtCAGATTTACAAAGCGCTTCCTGGTAGCAAGCAGATTCAACAGATTGCTGTGAAATAGGTACAATGGTGCCAGCGACTATGTTTCTTGGCATGCAGATGATGAAAAGAGTTATGGTCCAACTCCCGAAATTGCTTCGGTTTCGTTTGGATGAATTGTTTGTTTCTCTGAAACTTGTGTTATACAGTAGAAGAAAGGGTATGAAGGAAGATAGAATAAGCCAATTACCAGATGATTTGATCTGTCAGATACTTTCTCATCTTCCCACTAAGGATGCTGTTAGGACAAGTGTGTTGTCCACCAGATGGACaaatctctggctttggcttCCTCGTTTGGAATTGTCATTTGTGGGAATCAGAAACCGCACTCCCTTGAGTTTCGCTAACAGGTTTTTCGATTCCAATAGGGTTTCATGCATAGACAAGCTAGAGTTAATTGTTACCGATGTATATTCAGACATAGTAGACGGTGCCTCTTATCTTACGTCATGGATTGATGCTGCAGTTAAGCGTAGGATCCAACATCTAGATGTCAAGTGccatgtatataaaatatatcgtTATGAGATCCCCTTGAGCCTTTATATTTGTGACACACTGGTATCCTTGAAACTTGATAAGGTGGCATGGGGGCTAGTGCTGAGTTTGTTTCCTTTCCTTGTTTGAAGGCTATGCATTTACACAACAATGAGTTTCCTAATGAAGCCGCTTTCGAGGCACTTGTCTCATGTTGTTCTGTCTTAGAAGAGTTAGAGATTACCGGAACTGGGGATCTTCCAAACGTACATAGGGTGCAATCTCAGTCACTGAAGCGGCTCACTATCATACGATTACCTACTATAGAGTTTGATTATGTTCCTGAACTTGCCATTGATGTGGTTTGAAAATCTTTGATTTAGTAGCAAATATCATTATAACAAACATTCTGGAGTCCACTGCCAAGTTGGATATTAATCTCAGCTTTGGTTTGGAGGGTTCTGACGAAGAAAGCGTTTCATACAAGAGAAGTAACATCCGCAGTTTTCTGTCCAAGATCTCGAGGGTCATGGATATGACGATATCTGCAGACACTTTCAAGGTTTATATGTGAATTAGACATGCACATTTAATACAATGATGAAAAGTTTCTAACCCACTATATGTTATGTCTGGTTACAGGTCATTCATCAGTACTCAAAATTAGAACCGCTGCCTCAATTTGGTTACATGTCACGCCTGTGCCTCGATAGTCTCCATGCATCCGAACTGAAATGGTTGACAACAACATTTCTTGAGAGTTGCCCAAATCTGAAATCTCTCGTTTTggtgattaaatttttttgttgaacccTATGATATTTTTCTCATGTCTATGAAGTTAGTTTCTGCTATATCATTTGACTATGTTTTCTCCTTTCCTTTTTCCTCAGGCACCATGGGATTATGAAACTGATCTGCGCTCTGAGGAGATGAATCAGATCAGTTTGTCATCTGTGCCCAAGTGTTTGCTATCATCTTTAGAATCTGTTCATTTAAAATTCTCATTCCTAGCCGAAGGATATGCTGTAGCATTTAAGCTAGGGAAGTACTTCCTAGAGAATTCGGTAGTCCTCAAGAAGCTCAATTTGCATTTGTTAAATCATCCAAGAAGAGATGACATCTTCGAGGAATTCCTCAGATTCCCTAGAGGCTCTACCGAATGTGAGGTCGTCGTTGTCCTTTGATTGGTAGATGATTAGAGGTTTTACGATTTTTGTGTAGAGATAACGCGAATATGAGTAGTAGTTTCATGGTTGGTTTGGCTTTTCAGATGATAGTGATATTAACTAGCGTTGTTATTTTCCTCATTGGTTTCTGAATTTCATATGACCTTAGTTAATTGTTTTACGGATTCGTCAATCCCATCTGGCTAGACCCATTTTCTCATGCATGTTTGTTCCCTTTCTCCCTCATTCTGTGTAGGAAACTATTTTTGTGAAGATTCAATCTAATTGCTCACGTGAATTTACTTAGTTCACGGTTTGATTTTAACCGCTTCGTCTAGAGAGTACTCAAAGAGTAACAGAGCATAGACGCATGATACACGAAAAAGTCTAGTGATCAAGCAGAGTGTTAAGTTAAAGAACAAAACTAGTTAACTTAAAGTTATAATCCtatgtacaaatatataaaacgaattaatagttttattttatatttatactgtTACTAAATCTATTGCAGTTcataaaataatgtaaacatCTCGAAAAGAGAATTATGACAATTCATCTTAGAAATTTCCAAATTAATTTTGTCGTTCGTGTAATATGATTATGTAACGTATTTCttttaaccaaaagaaagaaaaaaacaaaaaaaaaactgtttagtaTTTTGGATAGCTTTGATTTGAATATTGATGATGTAAACTTTGTTTCTAAAAGCAGTGTTTAAGAAAAGCGGTCTAGGCAGCCGTCTAGGCGTTAAGCACTCAGCAGATGCCTATATGACCGCCTGAACcacttaaaattacataaattttattttaatatttatttttgatttttaactacatataataaaaattattaagttttatatttgtattcgtaactataaacatttatatgttgttaatataacttaaataaatatatttttcttactttttttataatttatatttttttttattttctaacagatatctttatatatttttatatatttaatgttttatgttgtaaacgcctaaaccgcttaaaaacCGTCTAGACCTGACTAAGCGCtttaggcgctaggcgttgggtcaccTTGAATACTGTTTAAAAGTAATCTAAAGATAGACGTTacaacgaaaaaaaacaaaagcaacgtccactaaaattttaaataaaattatttgacaGAACATAAAGcgaataagagaaaaaaaaaaaaaaaaaaaacttttctcacTCCCAAAcgatattttcagtttttagaattgtgaaacttttattttttttgatcaaaagagtggaatgagagagagagttatggaggaggagaagaacaaCGTCACGGCGTTAAGCGATCCGCATCATTCCACCGCCGATCTTCTTTCTTGGTCTGAGATCCGCCGTCCCGATTATTCCACCGCCGCTAACCGCTCTAACCAGGTTTGTTTTCCGGCGATAACTCATCG from Camelina sativa cultivar DH55 chromosome 7, Cs, whole genome shotgun sequence includes the following:
- the LOC104702765 gene encoding putative FBD-associated F-box protein At5g53635, giving the protein MDMTISADTFKVIHQYSKLEPLPQFGYMSRLCLDSLHASELKWLTTTFLESCPNLKSLVLAPWDYETDLRSEEMNQISLSSVPKCLLSSLESVHLKFSFLAEGYAVAFKLGKYFLENSVVLKKLNLHLLNHPRRDDIFEEFLRFPRGSTECEVVVVL
- the LOC104702766 gene encoding DNA oxidative demethylase ALKBH2-like isoform X3, which translates into the protein MEEDYVSTAANKPSDGTGKFLGGGQITANEEAESLNETKKNSSGHKLKEEVTCKDNSNYKTGLHHYHQDQRRMSLTSIVAVESPTSSSDAPIRRTIDLGHGSDLIYIQRFLPFQQSWTFCDYLDNHIPWTRPTIRVFGRSCLQPRDTCYVASSGLTALVYSGYQPNAYSWDEFPPLKEILDAIYKALPGSRFNSLLLNRYKGASDYVSWHADDEKIYGPTPEIASVSFGCERDFVLKKKKHEESSGENTTGDGGPALKRLKKSSRENHQQSLTLKHGSLLVMRGYTQRDWIHSVPKRAKAEGTRINLTFRLVL
- the LOC104713666 gene encoding bifunctional aspartate aminotransferase and glutamate/aspartate-prephenate aminotransferase isoform X1 — its product is MASQSSAAVISAASAVAARGESHPDSKKPIGSVRFQPLRLSFSSYSKSGNTSSRICAVTKPNDAETLSSSSVDMSLSPRVQSLKPSKTMAITDLAATLAQSGVPIIRLAAGEPDFDTPKVVAEAGINAIREGFTRYSLNAGITELREAICRKLKEENGLSYAPDQILVSNGAKQSILQAVLAVCSPGDEVIIPAPYWVSYTEQARLADATPVIIPTKISDNFLLDPKDLESKLTEKSRLLILCSPSNPTGSVYPKSLLEEIARIIAKHPRLMVISDEIYEHIIYAPATHTSFASLPDMYERTMTINGFSKAFAMTGWRLGYLAGPKHIVAACSKLQGQVTSGASSISQKAGVAALGLGKAGGETVAEMVKAYRERRDFLVKSLGAIEGVKISEPQGAFYLFIDFSAYYGSKAEGFGLISDSSSLALYFLDKFQVAMVPGDAFGDDSCIRISYATSLDVLRAAVEKITKALKPLRATISV
- the LOC104713666 gene encoding bifunctional aspartate aminotransferase and glutamate/aspartate-prephenate aminotransferase isoform X2 — protein: MASQSSAAVISAASAVAARGESHPDSKKPIGYSKSGNTSSRICAVTKPNDAETLSSSSVDMSLSPRVQSLKPSKTMAITDLAATLAQSGVPIIRLAAGEPDFDTPKVVAEAGINAIREGFTRYSLNAGITELREAICRKLKEENGLSYAPDQILVSNGAKQSILQAVLAVCSPGDEVIIPAPYWVSYTEQARLADATPVIIPTKISDNFLLDPKDLESKLTEKSRLLILCSPSNPTGSVYPKSLLEEIARIIAKHPRLMVISDEIYEHIIYAPATHTSFASLPDMYERTMTINGFSKAFAMTGWRLGYLAGPKHIVAACSKLQGQVTSGASSISQKAGVAALGLGKAGGETVAEMVKAYRERRDFLVKSLGAIEGVKISEPQGAFYLFIDFSAYYGSKAEGFGLISDSSSLALYFLDKFQVAMVPGDAFGDDSCIRISYATSLDVLRAAVEKITKALKPLRATISV
- the LOC104702766 gene encoding DNA oxidative demethylase ALKBH2-like isoform X1 codes for the protein MEEDYVSTAANKPSDGTGKFLGGGQITANEEAESLNETNFNVSYRKNSSGHKLKEEVTCKDNSNYKTGLHHYHQDQRRMSLTSIVAVESPTSSSDAPIRRTIDLGHGSDLIYIQRFLPFQQSWTFCDYLDNHIPWTRPTIRVFGRSCLQPRDTCYVASSGLTALVYSGYQPNAYSWDEFPPLKEILDAIYKALPGSRFNSLLLNRYKGASDYVSWHADDEKIYGPTPEIASVSFGCERDFVLKKKKHEESSGENTTGDGGPALKRLKKSSRENHQQSLTLKHGSLLVMRGYTQRDWIHSVPKRAKAEGTRINLTFRLVL
- the LOC104704967 gene encoding putative FBD-associated F-box protein At5g53640, producing the protein MVPATMFLGMQMMKRVMVQLPKLLRFRLDELFVSLKLVLYSRRKGMKEDRISQLPDDLICQILSHLPTKDAVRTSVLSTRWTNLWLWLPRLELSFVGIRNRTPLSFANRFFDSNRVSCIDKLELIVTDVYSDIVDGASYLTSWIDAAVKRRIQHLDVKCHAMHLHNNEFPNEAAFEALVSCCSVLEELEITGTGDLPNVHRVQSQSLKRLTIIRLPTIEFDYVPELAIDVV
- the LOC104702766 gene encoding DNA oxidative demethylase ALKBH2-like isoform X2 — encoded protein: MEEDYVSTAANKPSDGTGKFLGGGQITANEEAESLNETNFNVSYRKNSSGHKLKEEVTCKDNSNYKTGLHHYHQDQRRMSLTSIVAVESPTSSSDAPIRRTIDLGHGSDLIYIQRFLPFQQSWTFCDYLDNHIPWTRPTIRVFGRSCLQPRDTCYVASSGLTALVYSGYQPNAYSWDEFPPLKEILDAIYKALPGSRFNSLLLNRYKGASDYVSWHADDEKIYGPTPEIASVSFGCERDFVLKKKKHEESSGGDGGPALKRLKKSSRENHQQSLTLKHGSLLVMRGYTQRDWIHSVPKRAKAEGTRINLTFRLVL